A window of the Hordeum vulgare subsp. vulgare chromosome 5H, MorexV3_pseudomolecules_assembly, whole genome shotgun sequence genome harbors these coding sequences:
- the LOC123395619 gene encoding gibberellin-regulated protein 12-like: MALAGRLLVLVLIAVALLAVSIAEHKVSASGTEEHEDNVYRVSKGGQGSLKIYQCKPVCEYRCSDTKYRKPCLFFCNKCCNTCLCVPSGFYGHKYECPCYNNWKTKEGRPKCP, from the exons ATGGCCCTGGCTGGCAGGCTACTCGTCCTCGTCCTCATCGCCGTCGCTCTTCTCGCCGTCTCCATCGCCGAGCACAAG GTGTCTGCCTCAGGGACCGAAGAGCATGAGGATAATGTGTACCGGGTGAGCAAG GGAGGACAGGGCAGTCTcaagatatacc AGTGCAAGCCGGTGTGCGAGTACCGGTGCAGCGACACCAAGTACAGGAAGCCGTGCCTCTTCTTCTGCAACAAGTGCTGCAACACCTGCCTGTGCGTGCCGTCGGGCTTCTACGGCCACAAGTACGAGTGCCCCTGCTACAACAACTGGAAGACCAAGGAGGGACGCCCCAAGTGCCCTTAG